In Achromobacter pestifer, the DNA window GGAGGCCGGCCACGAAGACCTGATCCTCTCGGCGTTTTCCCCCGCGGAGATGGTCGAAGGAGTGGTGGCCAACTACGCCGCCCGCGCCCAGGGCAAGGGGCTACAGATCTTTTCCATTTCCGGCGCCGGCATGCCGGCGATGGTAAAGGGAGACCTGACCCGGTTGCAGCAGATTCTCAACAACCTGGTGAGCAACTCGGTCAAGTTCACCGAGGGCGGCCGGGTCGTGCTGCGCGCAACCGCGAGCGCCGTCGAGGCGGACAAGGTCACGATGCGATTCCAGGTCACGGATACCGGCGTGGGCATACGCGCGGAATCGCAAGCCCAGTTGTTCGAACCGTACTTCCGGGCGCATCCCGGCCTGGACCAGGACGTGAGCGGCACCGGTCTGGGCCTGGCCATCAGCCGGCGCCTGATCGACCTGATGGACGGCAGCCTGTCCGTGGTCAGCGAGGTCGGCCTGGGCACCAGCATCACCTTCACCCTCACGCTGGACGTAACCGAGATGGAGCCGGCATCTCCCATACTGCTGCGGCGCAGCGCCGTCTACGTCAGCGGCGCCATTCCGGAGGTCGTGGCGAACACATGCGCGTGGCTGAACAAGTGGGGAGCTATCGCCATACCGTATCGAGCGCGGGCCCCCATGCAGGATGCCGGCAACGCAGTCCTGCTGCAGACCTGGCCTCCCGGACAGCCCGAACCATGCTGGACCAGAAGCAAGGTACGCGTGCTCGCGCCAGGCGCGGACCAAGCGTCGATCGCATCGCGCGGCAGCCGCCTCGGCATCACGAGCCAGGGCAATCCATTCAGCATCGGCATCGCGGTAGCCATGGCCCAGCACGGCCACGAACAGCCTTTGCTCCCCCCTCCCCGCGCGCAACGCCTGTCGCTGGGACAACGGATCCTGGTCGTCGAAGACAACGCGATCAACCAGGTCATCCTGCGGGAGCAGCTCGAACACCTGGGATGCTCGGCCACCATCGTCTTCAACGGCCGCGAGGCGTTGCAACGATGGGACCCCGGCAAGTACGACGCCGTCATCACGGACATCAATATGCCGATCCTGGACGGCTACGACCTGACACGGGCGCTGCGCGAACTCGGCTACCGAGGAACCATACTGGGCGTCACCGCCAGCGCGGCGCCCGAAACCATCACCAAAGGGCTGGAAGCCGGAATGAACCAGGTGCTGCTGAAACCCTTGCCCATCCTGGCCCTGACCGCAACCCTGAACGCATACGCAGAAGGCTGAAAGAACATGCTGTCCAAAATTAAAGTCCTGGTGCTGGACGACCACGCCTACCAGTGCATGCTGCTGAAAGACATGCTCGAGGAAGCGGGTTTCAGGCATGTCGATACGACGCTGGACGCGCACGAAGCCTTGGAGCGGATACGGAAAGAAGGCCATCAACTGGTGCTGATGGACGTGGACATGCCCGGCATGGACGGCGCGCAATTCATCCATGAGCTCGCCTGTCGCGATCTCAACCCGATACTGGCGATCATCACGGGATGTTCCCGCCGGATGAGCAACAGCATCGGCCTCATGGCCAAAGAGCGCGGATTCGCGGTGCTGGGAACCTTCATCAAACCCGTTTCCACGGAACAGATCGGCAGTCTGGCGGTAAGCCTGCAGAGAAAGCCGCCTGCCCCGCCAACCGCGCAGCCCGGTTCTTGCGCCGACGACATCCGGCCGCTGCTGGACAGGCGCATGGTTGAAACCGCCCTGCGCGACGGCAGCATCCAGGCCTGGTTCCAGCCGAAGAAATCGCTCGCCTCCGGCAACATCGTGGGCGCCGAGGCGCTGGTCCGCTGGCAGCACAAGGAACTTGGCCTGATGCCGCCATCCTGGTTCCTTAAGTCGTTGCGGGCCTACAACCTGGACCACGAGCTGCTCCTGCGCATGTTGGACGACGGCCTGAAGGCCTATTCCATCTGGCGCGGCCAGGGACACCGCATCCCCATCTCGGTCAACCTTTCCGCCAGCTTGCTGGACCTTCCGCAACTTCCGGACGAACTCCATGCCATGGTCACCAAACTCGACATCCCCGCCTCGGACGTGACTTTCGAACTGCTTGAAGACGCGATGCCGGCGCTCGCGGGCCAGTTCCACATGGGGGCAAGCCGCCTGCGCCTGAAGGGATTCGGCCTGTCGCAAGACGATTTCGGCAAAGGTTACAGCTCGATGTACAGCCTGATCTCCACGCCCTTCACCGAGGTGAAGATCGACCGCGCATTCGTCAACGGCGCCGCGGCCAACGAGGTACTGGCGGCCGCCCTGGTGGCCTCGATCCAATTGGGGCGGCAACTGGGCCTGCAAGTGACGGCAGAGGGCGTGGAAACGCTGGAAGACCTGCAATTTCTGAGGCGGATCGGATGCGATGTCGCTCAGGGATTTCTGATTTCCGCGGCCGTCAATGTCGCGACCTTCTGCGAGCTGCTGGCTTACGAGCCCAACTCTTACTTCACCCCATTGTCCCCACCCCACTAGGGCCAAGCCTGCCGACATCTTTCTGATACTGGATATGCCGCTGAATAAAAAAAATCGCGGCCTGCGCCGCCTGAACATCGCATTTCTCTGCGCCCTGCCCTTAGCCCTGCTCTGCGCCGCCGCGCTCTACTGCGCACACCGACAAGTCCTGCTGCGGCACGCTGACCTGCTGCAACTCGACTTCCCAACGCTACTGCGCACCAATGCCTGGTTGTTCGCCTGCGTCTTGCTCCTACTGATCGCCGGACTCCACGCCGGCGCCGTGCTCTGGTTCTGGTGCCGCCGCTACATCGTCCAGCCGGCGCATGCGGCCAGGCGGGCGCTCGCTGAATGCGAAGCGCTTGGCCGGACCATGCTCGCCACGGTTCCCTGCGCGCTGTGCGCGCTCTCCCGCGCCAACGGCCGGCTGGTCTTCAGCAACGCATTGGCGCTGCAATGGCTGGGAGCTGGCGCTGGCCAGCCGCTGCCGGACACACCCGACGTCAGGCGCTTGTTGCGGCAGGCGCTGGAGGCGGAGGAACCCGGCAGCATCGAGGCGTTCAACGCCCATGATGGCCGCGCACTGACGGTGGCCTACGCTCCCACGCGATACCACAGACAGGATGTGGTGCTGTGCGCCTTCGCCGACATCAGCGCGCGCGCCGAAATGGAACATCTTCTGGGCCTCGCCAAGGCGCAGGCGGACAAGGTCTACGAGTCCGGGGCCGGCATCCTGTCCAACATCGCCCGCGAGATTCGCATGCCGCTGTATGGGGTGCTGGGCACCCTGGAAGTGCTGGGAATGACGGCGCTGAACGAGGAACAGCGCCAGCATGTCGACCGCATCCACAGCGCCTCCCTCGTTCTCCAGCAGCTCACCGGCGACCTGCTCGACATCGCCAGGATCGAGTCCGGGCAGTTCGCCCTGGAAGCCATCGCCTTCGACCCGCGCGAGCTGGTGGAAGGCGCGGTAGCCGCCCATGCCTCAATGGCTGAACAAAAAGGGTTGATCATCCATGGCGGCATCGACGCCTCGGTGCCGGACTGCGTCTGCGGCGACGCCGGCCGCATCCGGCAGATCCTGGGCCATCTGCTGAGCAACGCCATCAAGTTCACGGAATCCGGCCAGGTCGTCGCCAGGCTGCGCGCCCAAGCGATGCCGGACGCCAGGCTGCGTCTCCACCTGCAGGTGACCGACAGCGGCATCGGCATCGCCGCAGCCGAACAGGCCAGGCTGTTCGAGCCCTTCCACCGCCCCGCAGCCAGTTCGCAGGCTGCGCGCGGCGCGGGCCTGGGTCTGGGCCTGTTCCTGTGCGCCCGTCTCGCGGCGCTCATGGGAACCCGCATCCGGGTCATCAGCGAACCAGGGCTGGGCAGCAGCTTCTCCGTTTCCTTCATGCTGGACCAGGCGCAGGCGCCCTGCGGTCCGGCCCCGCAGTTGCAGGGCCTGAATGCCCACAATCTCCTGCACCTCCGGATCCTCGTCGTCGAAGGCAACCCCATCAACCAGGCCACGCTGCACGATCAGCTCATGCGCCTGGGTTGCCATGCCACGCTCGCGTCGGACGGGGCCGAAGGACTGGCATTGTGGAACATACAGCCCTTCGACCTGGTCATGACGGATACCGATCTGCCCAGCATGAACGGCTACGCGCTCGCCAGGGCCCTGCGCGCCCAGGGCATCACGGCGCCCATCATCGCCCTGCTCACGAGCGCGAGCCGGGCGGAGGAGCAACGGTGCGCGGCGGCCGGCATGGACGGTTGGCTCGCCAAGCCGATAGGCTTGCGCGCGCTCAGGCAAAGACTCCAGGCATACGCTACCGCGCCCCCCCGTGCGCAAGGCATTTCGGCCGCAACGCCGCGGATCGGTGCGGCAGAGGTTCCCGCCAAATACAAAGCCGTCTTTCTCGAAACCATGGACCGCGATATCGTCCGGCTGGAAGCCTCGATGCGGAACGGCGACACCGCGGATGTCCGCGCCCTGCTGCACCGGATACGCGGGGGCCTGGCCGCCGTGCACATGATCCCTCTACTGAGCCAGGCCGACGAC includes these proteins:
- a CDS encoding EAL domain-containing response regulator; this encodes MLSKIKVLVLDDHAYQCMLLKDMLEEAGFRHVDTTLDAHEALERIRKEGHQLVLMDVDMPGMDGAQFIHELACRDLNPILAIITGCSRRMSNSIGLMAKERGFAVLGTFIKPVSTEQIGSLAVSLQRKPPAPPTAQPGSCADDIRPLLDRRMVETALRDGSIQAWFQPKKSLASGNIVGAEALVRWQHKELGLMPPSWFLKSLRAYNLDHELLLRMLDDGLKAYSIWRGQGHRIPISVNLSASLLDLPQLPDELHAMVTKLDIPASDVTFELLEDAMPALAGQFHMGASRLRLKGFGLSQDDFGKGYSSMYSLISTPFTEVKIDRAFVNGAAANEVLAAALVASIQLGRQLGLQVTAEGVETLEDLQFLRRIGCDVAQGFLISAAVNVATFCELLAYEPNSYFTPLSPPH
- a CDS encoding ATP-binding protein, which gives rise to MPLNKKNRGLRRLNIAFLCALPLALLCAAALYCAHRQVLLRHADLLQLDFPTLLRTNAWLFACVLLLLIAGLHAGAVLWFWCRRYIVQPAHAARRALAECEALGRTMLATVPCALCALSRANGRLVFSNALALQWLGAGAGQPLPDTPDVRRLLRQALEAEEPGSIEAFNAHDGRALTVAYAPTRYHRQDVVLCAFADISARAEMEHLLGLAKAQADKVYESGAGILSNIAREIRMPLYGVLGTLEVLGMTALNEEQRQHVDRIHSASLVLQQLTGDLLDIARIESGQFALEAIAFDPRELVEGAVAAHASMAEQKGLIIHGGIDASVPDCVCGDAGRIRQILGHLLSNAIKFTESGQVVARLRAQAMPDARLRLHLQVTDSGIGIAAAEQARLFEPFHRPAASSQAARGAGLGLGLFLCARLAALMGTRIRVISEPGLGSSFSVSFMLDQAQAPCGPAPQLQGLNAHNLLHLRILVVEGNPINQATLHDQLMRLGCHATLASDGAEGLALWNIQPFDLVMTDTDLPSMNGYALARALRAQGITAPIIALLTSASRAEEQRCAAAGMDGWLAKPIGLRALRQRLQAYATAPPRAQGISAATPRIGAAEVPAKYKAVFLETMDRDIVRLEASMRNGDTADVRALLHRIRGGLAAVHMIPLLSQADDLSALQRKQGLNGAVPRQIAAFIGQLRGKMREIAAEDNG